aggggaggtggtgaggaAGGAGCCTATTCTGCAATTCCAAGATGGTAATAAGTTATCCTTGTCACGGTGGGAGAGGTGGCCTGAATCCTTGGCAAAGGAGAAGTCAACTCATTGTTTTCAGGCCTGAATATGGGTTCTGAGGCCAGGATCAGCAGAATTAGGGAGAATGGGTCAGAGTCCAAGTAATAGGAGAGTAGAGGCCGGATGGGCGGTCTTGGGGGGAGGAGTCCGGAACGGAACCCAGGTCTTGTGGGGAGGAGCCCGGATCCGGATATGAAGAAAGGGGGTCAGGTTAGCGGCCCGCAGGCTGCAAAGACGCAGCCCACTAGTCGACAGGGGACGATCCAGATCCGCATAGGCTGCGGGGCAGGAAGAGATGACCCACCCAGCCCGCGGGCGCCGACGGCTGAGTCTCCCCAACGCCACCGCAGCCGCTGGCTGCGTAAGACGTGCAGCATCCGCCAGCTCCGCAGTCTGGGGGGCGGGGCCTACCCACAGCCAATGGTGGTGGCCCATGTGCCATTGCGTCATCTCACGTCAGCCAACCGGAGGCGGTGCCGGGCTGCACCTGTCCGGGTGTTAAAGGGCCGCCGGTGTGCTGATCGGCTAGTGGCGCGGTCACAGACACATGCCGGACGCACGGATAGAAAAATAGCGTCTGCCTTTATTCAAGTTGTCTCCCCTGCCTCACGTGCCATCCCTCGCCCCGTCCTCAGGGTCCCCGGGATCCCCGGGAGCCTTAAGCAGCTGGTCCAGGGCAGGCTGCAGGGCCTGAGACACTAGCCTCGCCCTCTCCCTCAGCAGACCCGGGCGGGGGTCGCCGGGTTCCTGCAGGGTCCCCAGGAAGCCGGgcagctgggagggcagggagaagacCGGCACGCTGCGGAAAAGGGCAGGCACGGCATCTGAGTGGAGCAGTCCGTCGAAGTAGGCCCCGACGTAGCGGCCAGGCGCCCGGCCCTGCAGGAAGTCAGGCAGCACGCAGCTGAGCGAGGCGGCAAAGGCGTCGTGCGGGCCGTGCGGGGTGGGAGTCGAAGCCCCGTCCTGCAGCCACTCCCGGCACAGCACCACGGCCCCAGGTGAGAAGAGCAGCACCACCACGCCGCCCTCCTGAAGGGTCTGGCGCCTCTGCGCGTGGAACCAGGCCAGGGGTCCCTGCGCGCTCAGTTCACGACGGCTCCACAGGTCCACGGCCACGCGCAACGGCAGCTGGCACAGCGCCGACGCCAGGGCGCTCACTAAGCGCTCGAAGCCAGAGTCCTCCGCCGAGTAGAGGAGCAGAGCCGCCCGGCCCCTGGTGGCAGCTGCCAGAAAAATCGAGGGGAAGGGAAGACGTGAGACGGCCCGAGGCCGGCCCGCTAGGGGCGGCCCCCCCGCCTGGCACTTGCTCACACTTACGCCCCGCGCGGATGTCCTCCTTCAAGAGCCTCAGCCACCCTGttaggggagaggggcggggaagCCCATGAGCTCGGCTGCCACCTTCTCAAGGGGAACTCCCAGCCCTGTCTCCGGGGAGTGCGGAAGCCCGGAAGCGCTCACCTTTCACTTGGTCCTttctgaaaaggaagagaaggaaaagcacagCGGCAAAAAGTAGGCAGGCCAGCCACACCAGAGCCCAGCGCTGGTGAACGTCTAGGAGACCCAGAGGAGAGGATACGCTAGTTAGATACCATACACTTTCACCCCAATTCACAAAGGAGAAAAactcaaagatttaaaagatctcGGGGGCTGCGATATGTGACTGACGgactcagagaaatggaaagatttgCCCGAAGTCCACAGCATGTAGTGTCAGAGTCAATATATGAACATAGATCCATCTATTTgggtgaccttggataagtcatttcatcttctgcctcagttttcacCTTTGTAAAACTGGGTTAACACTAGTACCTATTTCATAAAGTTGTTGTGAGGACTACATATATTAATACTCACAAAGCACTTACAATGCTGGgcatagtaggtgttcaaatGTCAGCTAAGATTGTCTCCTAAGCCTAGTGTTGCTGGACGCTTGACCTCACTCTCTTGATGACTCCAACAACCTTCCAAATGGTGTCCCTGACCTCTTTTTTGCCTCCAGTTCATTCATTACATGGCAGCCCCagagacctttttatttttttttttaaattttttttcaacgttttttatttatttttgggaaagagagagacagaacatgaacgggggaggggcagaaagagagggagacacagaatcggaaacaggctccaggctctgagccatcagccctgagcccgacgcggggctcgaactcacagaccgcgagatcgtgacctggctgaagtcggacgcttaaccgactgcgccacccaggcgcccccagagacctttttaaaatacaaatttgattATAGCCTTTCAGGAAGCTCCCACTGCTCTTAACATAAAATCCAATTCCTTACATCAGCTCCCAAAGCCCTAGATGACCCTTGCATCCTTGTGATAGAAGTCTGCCCCTGAAGACCCTCTAGCCACAATGGCCACcttgaagttcctcaaaaaagcaTTTTTCCCCCACTTCACTCAGCTCAGCCTTCAGAACAGGTCAAACCTTTTCCCGGCCTCATCCCATCTAAGTCAGGTCCTCATTATTTGCATTCATGGTTTTAGACATTTTATAGCAAATGCTTCAATAACTCACATTTACTAAATGTAAGTGATTGTTTAGCTAATGTCTTTCTAGCTTTCTATGGCTGCGGTGGGGGCAGGGATTGTGCCTTTTTGGTGATGCTAGACTCTCTGTGAGCTCTCGTCTTAGCTTTTGAATAAAGGAAGGAGTGTCCCTCTGATTGATCTGAGCCAGGGAAAGACAGGCCATTGCATGTGCTGCCCCTAAGACTGTCTAGATTCCAGCTCCTGGTACGGAGGGGGAAGGGCAATTCTTGTAATACTCACACTTGTCCATGGGGCAGGCCCACAGTGccctcaggtcatcatcccacagctgtaaaacaaaaccaagaccATGGCCCCACAACACAAGTTCTGGCCAGCCTGATCTCCAAATTTCCAGCCTCAGCTATGCatatttctcacacacacacacacacacacacacacacacacacacacacacacacactgtagttCCCCACAagcctctcttctctgcctttgaTCATGCTATGCCTACTGCCTGGGCTATTGCCTTCCTCCTTGCCAGATCTGGCACAATGTCCCTTCCTTGAAGCTTTCCATGGAACCCAATGCTTAGCACATATGAATTTGGTTATCTGTTTTCTGGTTTCTAGCCAGCAGTGAGCAACTTGGGAACAGGAACTATGCTTCTTCAACTCTTGGCTTCCCTAAGGCTGGACACACCTAAGCACAAATAGATGGTGAGTGGGTACTAGGGGGACAGTGAGGAGGCCCCTACCTAGGAAGAGTGAGAGTTTCCCTGGTGCCCTCTGTGAGGCACAGGAAGAGATGGAAGAAGTTAAATACAGAGTTTTAGGCCTATTGCCCTTGGGCATTGGAGCAGAGCCCTCCTGCCACCTACTCACCTGCAGACACTGGCCTGACTGCAGATCTTGTAGTAATTGTTCTCCAAGGCGAGCTGCCCTCTGCCAAGACAAAAGGGGACTATCACCTAGGGGTACCACATTTAGGAGACCACCAAGCTGCAGCTGAGCAGAATAGTGGGGGAATGGGGCATGGAGATTACTAAGAGGCCTCTGAGAACAGGAACTGGGTCTGAATCACCCCCACATTCCCAGAcaccagcacagggcctggaaccGAGGAGGGGAAATTGAATATTGTGAAAATTTGAGGCCAGGCTTGAGATAGAACTGGAAAGGTGCATGGAGGAGGGTCCCCTAGCCCTCACCGTGGAGGCCCTGCTAAGTAGTGGGGTGCAGCCACTGGGTTCCAAGGCACAGAGTGATCTGTTGTTGTGGGGGTCTCGTGTCTCCACCAACAGCATATCATCCTTGAGGGGCCCAAGGGAGTCTGGAAAGGGTAAGAGCCCAGTCTTGAGTGAAACCCAAACTTGCTGGAGCCTgccacttgcccccccccccgcccattccTGTGCCTGACCTTTACCCCCCAAGAGTTGGCACTTCCAGGCTTCATCCCTATTACAGTGGCCCTGCCCCAGCCTTCTCCAGGCTTCACTCACCAACCCACAAGCACTCTTGCAGCTGCAGCTTCTCCCAGCTGCTCACCTGCTTAGAAGGGGCCAAGGTTAGGAGCACAGGAAAAAGCTAGAGCCAAGGCCATAAAGGGTAGGACAGTAAGGGGAGGCctgtcgtggggggggggggggggcggtctgcACTCTGGACCTAATCTTAGGCAGATCAGGGTTCAAGGCTGGATGATTAGcaaatacttcatttttctcaGCCTTAGCCTTGTGAGAGTGTCTGTGCTAAAGGGCCTTATGACCCTAAATTAGCTCTTTTCATGTCTTTATACATTCCCTTCTCATCTAACCACCTTCACCAAGAGGCCTCATCTGACTGCTCCACTTGAAATTGCAACCCCCACCCTCCTTTATCCTTCCCCACCCTTCCCATAGTATTTAGATACAATTTTAACATAGTGTGTAGGTCTATTGTCTGCCTTTCTCCATTAGAACATAAGCTCTACAGGGTGGGAACATGTATTGGTTTTAGCCACTACTATGAAGTATTtactattatcatccccattaaacagatgaggagactgacattcagagaggtaaagtgacttgcccagagtcCCATGGCACTGCTAAAATCAATACTGGAACTCCCAGAAGTAACTACTTTGTTCCAGTGACTCAAGGATAAAGTGGGTCCAGAAGACAGTGAATTATCTGGGGGGGTCCACTCTGGGTCCTGCCCCTAGCCCGGAGCTCTTATGCCCCCTTCTTACCTGGACACAGAGGTTGGGGTGGACATTCAGCAATGGCAATTCAAGTGCCTTCTGTGGAAAAAGAGTAATAGGTGGGGTCAGGTAATATGCCCCCCCGGGATTCCACTTCCTTCCAGGAGCCTCCCACCGCTTCACTTACGTTTACAGTGACATTTGCTGGTGGCAGCGGCGGGACCAGCGACTGGCAGGGGCCCCCTCCTGGTGCCTGCCAACACAGAGTGGCCTCAgcaggcagggagcagggtgCATCTAGCCGCCAGCCCCTTGGGGgcagcagctgcagccgggctGCACGCCAGAGGTTCCGATGTGCCCGGGGGTCTGCAAGGAGAGGGCGGGGTCACTGGGCACCCAGAACTCATCCACCTGCACTGTTACCACCATGGCCCCAGCCCCAGTTTGCTCACCTTCCCTAAAAGGGCAGATGCTTGTCCTGACAGAGTCGGGCTCTAGCGGCCACACCTGGAAAAGAAACTGGGTTCTACAAGTCAGTTCAACCGAGCTGACCCTCCAGGAGCCTAGCCTCTGCTATGCACTGGGGATGTATTCACTCAACTGATATTTCATAAACACTCGTCCAGTGTTTTTGCCCTTTGCAAAGTCCTAGAGTTGCACACATTTATTCTTCCAGCAAGCTCTATGCCAATTATCTGGCAACATCTTCATTCAACAGACTTTTagtgagtatctactatgtgtctTAGCACTGTGGTAGGCACTAGGGACATTGATAATTAAATCCATGATCACTTTGTGTgaacctactacgtgccaggtgGTATGGTAGGTGTTAAGgacacattcatttattctttcagaataaaatatatatatatactcttctGTAGAAAACAGTAATGCGTATGGTCAGGAAATATGGCCCCCCGGGCTTCTACTTCCTTCCAGGAGcgcataaatgtgtgtgtgtgtgtgtgtgtgtgtgtgtgtgtgtgtgtattttttttttttttagtaaactcCACCTgaagtgtggggcttgaactctcaaccctgaaatcaagagtcacatgctgtatcAACTAAGCccgccaggcaccccatttctttCAATAGACTTTTAAAGCATATCTATTCTTTGCTTAGCCCTGTGCTAAGATATAGAGATAATACATTAATTTACTCAGCACACTTTTAATTAAGACCACCCACTATGTAGCAGGCATTGTGCTCGGCAGTAAGGACGTTTATATCACAGCAAACGTTTCATGAATGTCTGTTATGTGTCCTATCACAGTGCTAGTTAGagagtttcattcattcattcctttaacaGACTTAATTAGCACccactacatgccaggcattgtgcaagGCTCTAGGGGAGTTACTAAATTTGAATTAGGTACTATTTCCTTACCTTCAAGGAAATTACAAATTCTCAGTTGTAGTAGGGATaagacatgtatatatatattaataaattgatccctcatttattgagcatctgttatatgcaagaagaaatgaaacaggtgcccaaataagaaagaaagtgaCAAATGAACAAGGAAAGACAAGTGCAAGAAGACTGGAAGATAGGAGAGACCAGGGAATTGAGGTAAAGCTCTGGGAAAGAGGTGGCACTTGAGTTGGAAGGATTTGATTATACAGAAAAGAAGGAGGGGGGGCATTTCAGGTAGAGGGAATGACAGACATTAATGTCAGAGGTAAAACAGATGGGACCTGATGACCATTTAGACATACAATCAGATATCTTTCAGAGGAAAGAGGGGCACcaggctggttcagtcggtagagcatgtgactcttgatctcagggttgtaagtttgaggcccacgctgggtgtagagattacttaaaaataaaatcttaaaaaaaagaagaagaagaagagggaagagccAACACACAGAAGTCTGGATACTTCCTTTTATAAGAGTCCTATGAAGTTGGTATTGTTAGTCCCGTTTTACAGACaaaaaacaggctcagagaggtgaagtgacttgcatgaggtcacacagctagcaaatggcaagagtcaggattcaaatcaGTCTGAGTTCACAGCACATTCTCTACTTTCCAGGGGAGCACAAAGAGACAATTGGAAGAGTAGGGGAAGGCTTcaaggaggaggtgacatttgaatggGGCCATGAAGCATAAGTAGGAGTCCTGTGGATAGAGGATCAGGAAAAGCATCTAGAGTCTGCAACAGGCAGAAGACAGGACAGCAAAGGTCAGGAGAGGGCTAGTCACCCTAGGGAGCAATAGTTCCCACCTCAAAGAAGAGAGTGGAGGATGGTAAGACAAGGAAGGTAAGGGGCACCCCTCTCATTAATTCTCCAGTACCCTTCCCCTGGCATCTAGCTGGACTCTTCTCTTACCTGAATACAAAGGCAGGGAAATAGATCTGTATGGTTCAAGGTAATGGTTTGTGGCCCAGTCTGTGGGACAAGCAGAAGGGGGAAAGTTGgagagatgaggaggaggaaggctggAGGCCAAAGTCGAGGAAACCAGGCAAGTAGCTATTCCCCCACCAATATTCCTTGCTTTGGGTGGGGGTCGCTGTGTTGTATTCAAGGGTCCCTTTTGATAATGCACTCACATCCTTAGCATGCGCATCAGCCTAGAGTGGGAATGGACTTAGGGACAGGGAGGCCTCACCAGGTTTCTGTGCCACCAGGGTTTTGTAGGACCCTGGACCTGGTTCCAGTACAGCGAGAGGCCAAAGCGCTGATCCTCAGAGACGTCCAGCACCAGGTGCACATCATCACCATCGGCAGACACATTgagccagggcagggctgtgcgggaggcaaagagacagagacctCCATCACCTCTTTTACATACCCAAGCCTGATCACACCCCTTTGACTGACCCTTTGGAGTTCCTTCAAATTCCTGAGACTGGAAGGCCCCTAGAGGGCAGAGCCTGTGTCCTCATCTCAGACCAGACTTTGTCCCCAGCAGCCAGCCCAGTATCTTGACACACTCTTCTCCCTCTGCAGCCAGAAGGATCCTGTAACCACTGTAGGATAAATCATTCTCTGCTTAGAACCTTCTGATGACCCCCCCAAATTACTtccagagtaaaagccaaagtctttaTAACGGCTTGCAAGACCTTACACAATTTGGCTGCCCTGACCACTGTAACTTATTTCCTAGTACTCTTGTCCTTAATTAATCTAGTGCAGACACCCTGCCCTCTCTACTTAAACACACCAGATACACTCCTGCTTCCAGGCTCTTTgtactggctgttccctctgcataTGGAACCCTTTTCCCTCAGACACCCATATGGCTCCTTCCATAACTTCTTTGGGTCTTTTTTCACTCGAGTGAGGCTAACCCTGACTGCTGCAACCCCCAACCTCCTtatcctcctttcccctccccaaatGTTCTCCACAACACTAATCAAGCTAACTTACTGCATATTTCACATTTCCTTGTGTTTATTGTGCCCTCCATCACCCCTACCTTGACCCTGACTCCCAGCTAGAATGTCAGctctgtgaaggcagggatctttgTCAGTTTAGTTTACCAATTAATCTCCAGTACCTAGGACTATTCCTTGGGCAGAGTAATCAcacaataaatatctgctgaataaGTGAATCATtgattgctgaatgaatgaagatatGAAATGCATGATGTGTATCTGTGGCCTCAAAGCTCTGGTGCTGAGTAGTTTCTAATGAATTACCAAAGAGACAGGCCAAACTTAAGTTAAGGAgccaaaagggaaataaaattgaaaaaatttaagaGCTCAAGAACATCACTGCTTATAGGTTGACCTGGGTTGTAGTTATGCaagtgtatacatatgtaaaaattaagtGAACTGGACTTTAAAATTAGTGCTCTTTacatacttttctgtatgtatgttataccccagttcaaaaaaaaaaaatgaacaaagcaaaaacaaaattcaagtagTACCTGGGAAAAACCATCAGAGCCTTGACTTTCTTAGCCCCTATTTTATGGCTTAACATTATTGTTATCTTGATATAtggtg
This DNA window, taken from Neofelis nebulosa isolate mNeoNeb1 chromosome 4, mNeoNeb1.pri, whole genome shotgun sequence, encodes the following:
- the IL17RC gene encoding interleukin-17 receptor C isoform X1 translates to MPVPWFLLSLALGRSPMVLSLERLVGPQDTARCSPGLSCHLWDGDVLCLPGSIVSAPGPVLVPTRLQTELVLRCYQETDCDLCVRVAIHLAVHGHWEEPKGEEKFGGAADPELEESRNAFLQAQVVLSFQAYPTARCVLLEVQVPAALVQPGQSVGSVVFDCFEAALGAEVRIWSYTQPRYQKELNLTQHLPDCKGLEVRDSIQSCWALPWLNVSADGDDVHLVLDVSEDQRFGLSLYWNQVQGPTKPWWHRNLTGPQTITLNHTDLFPCLCIQFLFQVWPLEPDSVRTSICPFREDPRAHRNLWRAARLQLLPPRGWRLDAPCSLPAEATLCWQAPGGGPCQSLVPPLPPANVTVNKALELPLLNVHPNLCVQVSSWEKLQLQECLWVDSLGPLKDDMLLVETRDPHNNRSLCALEPSGCTPLLSRASTRAARLGEQLLQDLQSGQCLQLWDDDLRALWACPMDKYVHQRWALVWLACLLFAAVLFLLFLFRKDQVKGWLRLLKEDIRAGPATRGRAALLLYSAEDSGFERLVSALASALCQLPLRVAVDLWSRRELSAQGPLAWFHAQRRQTLQEGGVVVLLFSPGAVVLCREWLQDGASTPTPHGPHDAFAASLSCVLPDFLQGRAPGRYVGAYFDGLLHSDAVPALFRSVPVFSLPSQLPGFLGTLQEPGDPRPGLLRERARLVSQALQPALDQLLKAPGDPGDPEDGARDGT
- the IL17RC gene encoding interleukin-17 receptor C isoform X4, giving the protein MPVPWFLLSLALGRSPMVLSLERLVGPQDTARCSPGLSCHLWDGDVLCLPGSIVSAPGPVLVPTRLQTELVLRCYQETDCDLCVRVAIHLAVHGHWEEPKGEEKFGGAADPELEESRNAFLQAQVVLSFQAYPTARCVLLEVQVPAALVQPGQSVGSVVFDCFEAALGAEVRIWSYTQPRYQKELNLTQHLPDCKGLEVRDSIQSCWALPWLNVSADGDDVHLVLDVSEDQRFGLSLYWNQVQGPTKPWWHRNLTGPQTITLNHTDLFPCLCIQVWPLEPDSVRTSICPFREDPRAHRNLWRAARLQLLPPRGWRLDAPCSLPAEATLCWQAPGGGPCQSLVPPLPPANVTVNKALELPLLNVHPNLCVQVSSWEKLQLQECLWVDSLGPLKDDMLLVETRDPHNNRSLCALEPSGCTPLLSRASTRAARLGEQLLQDLQSGQCLQLWDDDLRALWACPMDKYVHQRWALVWLACLLFAAVLFLLFLFRKDQVKAATRGRAALLLYSAEDSGFERLVSALASALCQLPLRVAVDLWSRRELSAQGPLAWFHAQRRQTLQEGGVVVLLFSPGAVVLCREWLQDGASTPTPHGPHDAFAASLSCVLPDFLQGRAPGRYVGAYFDGLLHSDAVPALFRSVPVFSLPSQLPGFLGTLQEPGDPRPGLLRERARLVSQALQPALDQLLKAPGDPGDPEDGARDGT
- the IL17RC gene encoding interleukin-17 receptor C isoform X2 translates to MPVPWFLLSLALGRSPMVLSLERLVGPQDTARCSPGLSCHLWDGDVLCLPGSIVSAPGPVLVPTRLQTELVLRCYQETDCDLCVRVAIHLAVHGHWEEPKGEEKFGGAADPELEESRNAFLQAQVVLSFQAYPTARCVLLEVQVPAALVQPGQSVGSVVFDCFEAALGAEVRIWSYTQPRYQKELNLTQHLPDCKGLEVRDSIQSCWALPWLNVSADGDDVHLVLDVSEDQRFGLSLYWNQVQGPTKPWWHRNLTGPQTITLNHTDLFPCLCIQVWPLEPDSVRTSICPFREDPRAHRNLWRAARLQLLPPRGWRLDAPCSLPAEATLCWQAPGGGPCQSLVPPLPPANVTVNKALELPLLNVHPNLCVQVSSWEKLQLQECLWVDSLGPLKDDMLLVETRDPHNNRSLCALEPSGCTPLLSRASTRAARLGEQLLQDLQSGQCLQLWDDDLRALWACPMDKYVHQRWALVWLACLLFAAVLFLLFLFRKDQVKGWLRLLKEDIRAGPATRGRAALLLYSAEDSGFERLVSALASALCQLPLRVAVDLWSRRELSAQGPLAWFHAQRRQTLQEGGVVVLLFSPGAVVLCREWLQDGASTPTPHGPHDAFAASLSCVLPDFLQGRAPGRYVGAYFDGLLHSDAVPALFRSVPVFSLPSQLPGFLGTLQEPGDPRPGLLRERARLVSQALQPALDQLLKAPGDPGDPEDGARDGT
- the IL17RC gene encoding interleukin-17 receptor C isoform X3, which encodes MPVPWFLLSLALGRSPMVLSLERLVGPQDTARCSPGLSCHLWDGDVLCLPGSIVSAPGPVLVPTRLQTELVLRCYQETDCDLCVRVAIHLAVHGHWEEPKGEEKFGGAADPELEESRNAFLQAQVVLSFQAYPTARCVLLEVQVPAALVQPGQSVGSVVFDCFEAALGAEVRIWSYTQPRYQKELNLTQHLPDCKGLEVRDSIQSCWALPWLNVSADGDDVHLVLDVSEDQRFGLSLYWNQVQGPTKPWWHRNLTGPQTITLNHTDLFPCLCIQFLFQVWPLEPDSVRTSICPFREDPRAHRNLWRAARLQLLPPRGWRLDAPCSLPAEATLCWQAPGGGPCQSLVPPLPPANVTVNKALELPLLNVHPNLCVQVSSWEKLQLQECLWVDSLGPLKDDMLLVETRDPHNNRSLCALEPSGCTPLLSRASTRAARLGEQLLQDLQSGQCLQLWDDDLRALWACPMDKYVHQRWALVWLACLLFAAVLFLLFLFRKDQVKAATRGRAALLLYSAEDSGFERLVSALASALCQLPLRVAVDLWSRRELSAQGPLAWFHAQRRQTLQEGGVVVLLFSPGAVVLCREWLQDGASTPTPHGPHDAFAASLSCVLPDFLQGRAPGRYVGAYFDGLLHSDAVPALFRSVPVFSLPSQLPGFLGTLQEPGDPRPGLLRERARLVSQALQPALDQLLKAPGDPGDPEDGARDGT
- the IL17RC gene encoding interleukin-17 receptor C isoform X6, whose amino-acid sequence is MGTGKSLKVRKSLEEQLIQSLRSLETPFSRPKSCSPSRPTPPPAASYWRCKCLLPLCSLGSVVFDCFEAALGAEVRIWSYTQPRYQKELNLTQHLPDCKGLEVRDSIQSCWALPWLNVSADGDDVHLVLDVSEDQRFGLSLYWNQVQGPTKPWWHRNLTGPQTITLNHTDLFPCLCIQFLFQVWPLEPDSVRTSICPFREDPRAHRNLWRAARLQLLPPRGWRLDAPCSLPAEATLCWQAPGGGPCQSLVPPLPPANVTVNKALELPLLNVHPNLCVQVSSWEKLQLQECLWVDSLGPLKDDMLLVETRDPHNNRSLCALEPSGCTPLLSRASTRAARLGEQLLQDLQSGQCLQLWDDDLRALWACPMDKYVHQRWALVWLACLLFAAVLFLLFLFRKDQVKGWLRLLKEDIRAGPATRGRAALLLYSAEDSGFERLVSALASALCQLPLRVAVDLWSRRELSAQGPLAWFHAQRRQTLQEGGVVVLLFSPGAVVLCREWLQDGASTPTPHGPHDAFAASLSCVLPDFLQGRAPGRYVGAYFDGLLHSDAVPALFRSVPVFSLPSQLPGFLGTLQEPGDPRPGLLRERARLVSQALQPALDQLLKAPGDPGDPEDGARDGT
- the IL17RC gene encoding interleukin-17 receptor C isoform X5, producing MPVPWFLLSLALGRSPMVLSLERLVGPQDTARCSPGLSCHLWDGDVLCLPGSIVSAPGPVLVPTRLQTELVLRCYQETDCDLCVRVAIHLAVHGHWEEPKGEEKFGGAADPELEESRNAFLQAQVVLSFQAYPTARCVLLEVQVPAALVQPGQSVGSVVFDCFEAALGAEVRIWSYTQPRYQKELNLTQHLPDCKGLEVRDSIQSCWALPWLNVSADGDDVHLVLDVSEDQRFGLSLYWNQVQGPTKPWWHRNLVWPLEPDSVRTSICPFREDPRAHRNLWRAARLQLLPPRGWRLDAPCSLPAEATLCWQAPGGGPCQSLVPPLPPANVTVNKALELPLLNVHPNLCVQVSSWEKLQLQECLWVDSLGPLKDDMLLVETRDPHNNRSLCALEPSGCTPLLSRASTRAARLGEQLLQDLQSGQCLQLWDDDLRALWACPMDKYVHQRWALVWLACLLFAAVLFLLFLFRKDQVKGWLRLLKEDIRAGPATRGRAALLLYSAEDSGFERLVSALASALCQLPLRVAVDLWSRRELSAQGPLAWFHAQRRQTLQEGGVVVLLFSPGAVVLCREWLQDGASTPTPHGPHDAFAASLSCVLPDFLQGRAPGRYVGAYFDGLLHSDAVPALFRSVPVFSLPSQLPGFLGTLQEPGDPRPGLLRERARLVSQALQPALDQLLKAPGDPGDPEDGARDGT